The Exiguobacterium mexicanum genome includes a window with the following:
- a CDS encoding N-acetylmuramoyl-L-alanine amidase has protein sequence MNMKLFKLALIMTVVLFSIQIPAVEAATLDGETTVNLNVRSAPSTSGKLIQTLKKGTKVKYVIYNKSWSKIYLNDRTYYASAQYIKRIPSQSTTVTKQAATSTGVTTVNLNIRVSAHSKATVYRTLKKGTTVQYAVHNSSWAKVYLNGKTYYAAKAYIAPKAVASTPARETGYTNRDLKLFGERNQRSSVLKVLPAKSAVVSSKYNSSWSVVYVGSSTYYTPTAWITPGTLKPSAAKVNGHANRELKLFGERNQRSKVLKVLPVTTEVVSSKYNSSWSVVYVGSETYYAPTAWITPGAPTMPPPTTKPPVVKVDGHANRELKLFGARNQRSTVLKVLPAKSAVVSSKYNSSWSIVYIGSKTYYTPTAWITPGAPPVTKPPTTKPPVIQKVTGYANRNANLFKKTLQSSPVARVLPKYTPVTYSKHNSSWSVVYIGSDTFYTPTAWLSAGKAPDAPAATPKGKVYTNTPGDVLNVRARASASSTILGRLAHGTQVDHYGSTNGFYKIKYNGRDGYIATAYAMTLKPSATSNAVIVLDAGHGGGDPGAVNGSLYEKAIVLDVTKRVEAYLRSKYDYQVRLTRSTDVYLTLDQRVQTAKTLRGNLFVSLHTNAATTQYAKGVETFYSSYSAHSSKSRVLATNIQSNLMGKMSGMTNRGVKTANYYVIRYNTMPSALVELGFISSPQDVTHLRSNASRQRMAEGVAEGIAQYVRAYH, from the coding sequence ATGAATATGAAGCTTTTTAAACTTGCCCTCATCATGACCGTTGTCTTGTTTTCAATCCAAATACCCGCGGTGGAAGCCGCTACTTTGGACGGAGAGACGACAGTCAACTTGAACGTTCGCTCTGCACCAAGTACGAGCGGAAAATTGATACAAACGCTAAAAAAGGGAACAAAAGTAAAATATGTAATTTATAACAAATCGTGGAGTAAGATATATTTAAACGATCGAACGTACTATGCTTCTGCCCAGTACATCAAGCGAATCCCGTCTCAATCCACGACGGTCACGAAGCAAGCTGCCACTTCGACGGGTGTGACGACCGTCAACTTGAACATCCGTGTGTCGGCGCATAGCAAGGCGACCGTGTACCGGACGCTTAAAAAAGGCACAACCGTTCAATATGCCGTGCATAACTCGTCTTGGGCGAAAGTGTACTTGAACGGGAAGACGTATTATGCGGCCAAGGCATATATTGCTCCGAAAGCCGTCGCATCGACACCAGCCCGTGAAACAGGCTATACGAACCGTGATTTGAAGTTGTTTGGCGAACGGAATCAGCGTTCGTCGGTGTTGAAGGTATTGCCGGCCAAGTCAGCGGTCGTCTCGAGCAAATATAACTCGAGCTGGTCGGTTGTCTACGTTGGCAGTAGCACATATTATACGCCGACGGCATGGATCACGCCGGGAACGTTGAAACCGAGCGCGGCAAAAGTAAACGGTCATGCCAACCGTGAGTTGAAGTTGTTTGGCGAGCGCAATCAGCGTTCGAAAGTGTTGAAAGTATTGCCGGTCACGACGGAAGTCGTCTCGAGCAAATATAACTCAAGCTGGTCGGTCGTCTATGTCGGAAGCGAAACGTATTATGCGCCGACGGCTTGGATTACGCCTGGGGCACCGACGATGCCTCCGCCGACGACGAAACCGCCAGTCGTAAAAGTCGATGGTCATGCCAACCGCGAGTTGAAACTGTTCGGCGCGCGCAACCAACGTTCGACGGTGTTGAAAGTGTTGCCGGCCAAGTCGGCGGTCGTCTCGAGCAAATATAACTCGAGTTGGTCGATCGTCTACATCGGCAGCAAAACGTATTACACGCCGACGGCATGGATCACACCGGGAGCGCCGCCGGTAACGAAACCGCCGACGACGAAACCGCCGGTCATTCAAAAAGTAACAGGATATGCGAACCGAAATGCCAACCTGTTCAAGAAGACGCTTCAATCATCACCGGTCGCTCGTGTGTTGCCGAAGTATACGCCGGTGACGTACAGCAAACATAACTCGAGCTGGTCGGTCGTCTATATCGGGTCGGACACGTTCTATACCCCGACAGCTTGGTTGTCGGCCGGGAAGGCCCCGGACGCCCCTGCGGCGACGCCTAAAGGGAAAGTGTACACGAACACACCAGGGGACGTCTTGAACGTCCGGGCGAGAGCCTCGGCGAGCTCGACGATTCTCGGCCGACTCGCTCATGGCACTCAAGTCGACCATTACGGCTCGACGAACGGCTTTTATAAAATCAAGTACAACGGTCGCGACGGCTACATCGCGACGGCTTACGCGATGACGCTCAAGCCGAGCGCGACGAGCAACGCCGTCATCGTACTCGATGCGGGCCATGGAGGCGGTGACCCGGGAGCGGTGAATGGATCGCTCTATGAGAAGGCAATCGTTCTCGATGTGACGAAACGAGTCGAGGCGTATCTTCGTTCGAAGTATGACTACCAAGTCCGGTTGACGCGCTCGACGGATGTCTACTTGACGCTTGACCAACGCGTTCAGACGGCAAAAACGCTTCGCGGCAACTTGTTCGTCAGCTTGCACACGAATGCTGCGACGACTCAGTATGCTAAAGGTGTCGAGACGTTCTATTCGTCTTATTCAGCCCACAGTTCGAAGAGCCGTGTGCTGGCGACGAACATTCAATCCAATTTGATGGGCAAGATGTCCGGGATGACGAACCGCGGTGTGAAGACGGCGAACTATTATGTGATTCGTTATAATACGATGCCATCGGCCCTCGTCGAACTCGGTTTCATCTCTTCGCCGCAAGACGTCACCCACTTACGGAGCAACGCCTCACGCCAACGGATGGCGGAAGGTGTCGCTGAAGGGATCGCTCAGTACGTACGCGCTTATCATTAA
- a CDS encoding ribonucleotide-diphosphate reductase subunit beta yields MTIQKIKLLSPKHPNRATAIIGGETSSIVNWNDIAYPQFYTIYKQLLSNFWIPDEISMSKDMQQWPQLSEREQDAFKRIIGLLSILDSVQTRYILESSMFSSDSSVHAVLAVIAQQEVVHNQSYSYVLSSLVPLSEQNRIFDIAKDDEMVMKRNQFILDLYEDFRADQTAETFAKSLVASIILEGINFYSGFAYFYNLARHQKMVGTSTMISYIQRDEMQHSYFVSQLLRAVLTENPEIDADGSFSQFVYDTMAEAVDLEVEWCEYVLRDLDGLDVSEMRDYVKYLANKRLRVIGLNDLYEGFNEDVMPWIRAYSDDSLNATKSDFFEQKSRSYAKVTDANGFDDL; encoded by the coding sequence ATGACCATTCAAAAGATCAAACTACTGTCGCCCAAACATCCTAACCGGGCGACTGCCATTATCGGGGGCGAGACGAGTTCCATCGTCAATTGGAACGACATCGCCTATCCGCAGTTTTACACCATCTATAAACAACTGCTCTCAAACTTCTGGATCCCGGATGAGATCTCGATGTCGAAAGACATGCAGCAATGGCCGCAGTTGAGCGAGCGTGAACAAGACGCCTTCAAACGGATCATCGGGTTGTTGTCGATCCTCGACTCGGTACAGACACGCTATATCCTCGAGTCATCGATGTTCTCATCAGACTCGTCAGTGCACGCCGTGCTCGCCGTCATCGCTCAACAAGAAGTCGTCCATAACCAATCATATAGCTACGTCCTCTCGAGCCTCGTCCCGCTCAGCGAGCAAAATCGCATCTTCGATATCGCCAAGGACGACGAGATGGTCATGAAACGGAATCAGTTCATCTTAGACTTATACGAGGACTTCCGGGCCGACCAGACGGCCGAGACGTTCGCCAAGTCGCTCGTCGCCTCGATTATTCTCGAAGGCATCAACTTCTATTCCGGTTTTGCCTACTTCTACAACTTGGCCCGTCACCAGAAGATGGTCGGCACGTCGACGATGATCAGCTACATCCAGCGTGACGAGATGCAACACTCGTATTTCGTCAGCCAGTTGCTCCGGGCCGTCTTGACGGAAAACCCGGAGATCGACGCCGACGGCAGCTTCAGCCAGTTCGTCTATGACACGATGGCGGAAGCCGTCGACCTCGAAGTCGAATGGTGCGAATACGTCCTTCGCGACCTCGACGGGCTCGACGTCAGCGAGATGCGCGATTACGTCAAATACCTCGCCAACAAGCGCCTCCGCGTCATCGGCTTGAACGATCTGTATGAAGGGTTCAACGAAGACGTCATGCCGTGGATTCGTGCGTACTCAGACGATTCATTGAATGCCACGAAATCCGACTTCTTCGAACAGAAGTCACGCTCGTACGCAAAAGTCACCGACGCCAACGGCTTCGACGACCTATAA
- a CDS encoding flavodoxin domain-containing protein, which translates to MNVAIVYSSMSGNTEEVAELIQATHVHRGDRVALYEADRIGHREAQSLATYDLVYFGSYTWADGVLPDEMKDTFRLVLKELNVPLRQAAVFGTGDKMFVHFCRAVDEMAYHLSKYGIPLAGETLKIEQSPRNQPYNVRHWAERLARNTEEGVYVHDHSKDQTTVAQTS; encoded by the coding sequence ATGAACGTCGCAATCGTCTATAGTTCGATGAGCGGGAATACAGAAGAGGTCGCCGAGCTGATTCAGGCGACCCACGTCCATCGGGGCGACCGTGTCGCCCTATATGAAGCGGACCGCATTGGCCATCGCGAAGCCCAATCACTCGCCACGTACGACCTCGTTTACTTCGGGTCGTATACGTGGGCGGACGGCGTCTTGCCGGACGAGATGAAAGATACGTTCCGTCTCGTCTTGAAAGAACTTAATGTGCCGCTTCGCCAAGCCGCCGTGTTTGGGACAGGTGACAAGATGTTCGTCCACTTCTGCCGAGCGGTCGACGAGATGGCCTACCACCTTTCGAAATACGGAATTCCCCTCGCCGGTGAGACATTGAAAATCGAGCAGTCACCGCGCAATCAACCGTACAACGTCCGTCACTGGGCCGAACGGTTGGCTAGAAACACCGAAGAAGGAGTATATGTCCATGACCATTCAAAAGATCAAACTACTGTCGCCCAAACATCCTAA
- a CDS encoding ribonucleoside-diphosphate reductase subunit alpha: MTSPIHHETMLAAAPTLTDVSTLIQSLKQRYPQLSVERYEERAVRALEGKTLTQDVVYELLTMHALDMLKAEEPDWTFVATEMYLNRLYLEAARNRGYDASMRYGALYPMIETLTTKGIFTSALLDTYSKEDIAHLETLIDPSRDRMFTYIGLRTLADRYLGRDHVKNLYELPQERFMVIAMTLMQKENADQRVKLVEEAYWALSNLYMTVATPTLSNAGKSYGQLSSCFIDTVDDSLRGIYDSNTDVATLSKGGGGIGVYLGKIRSRGSDIKGFKGVSSGALPWMKQLNNTAVSVDQLGMRQGSIAVYLDIWHKDIFEFLDAKLNNGDERLRTHDLFTGVCLPDLFMRTVEARGDWHLFDPHEIRTVMGFSLEDFYDETENGGSFTEKYLACVNTPELSRVTVPAIDLVKRYMRSQLETGTPYMFFRDAVNRANPNKHAGMIYSSNLCSEIAQNMSPTTIDEEYTEDGKIVITKTPGDFVVCNLSSIALARAVKSDVLERLIPIQMRMLDNVIDLNTIEVPQAMITNQKYRAVGLGTFGWHHLLALEGIRWESVDAVQYAEKLYEKIAYLTIQASMELAKEKGAFGVFEGSEWHTGEYFKRRNYRSHDELDWDGLAEAVHQNGVRNAYMMAVAPNSSTAIIAGSTASIDPVYKKVYSEEKKNYKIPVTVPDLNPETNWFYKSAFEVDQLWSIRQNAARQRHIDQAISFNLYVKNDVKATELLSMHLEAWSLGMKSIYYTRSTTVEVDECESCAS; encoded by the coding sequence TTGACATCCCCTATCCATCACGAGACGATGTTGGCTGCTGCGCCAACACTTACTGACGTCTCGACATTGATCCAATCATTAAAACAACGCTACCCACAGCTTAGTGTCGAACGATACGAAGAACGAGCCGTCCGGGCGCTCGAAGGAAAGACACTGACACAAGATGTAGTATATGAACTCTTGACGATGCACGCCCTCGATATGTTGAAGGCCGAAGAGCCGGACTGGACGTTCGTCGCCACAGAAATGTACTTAAACCGCCTCTATTTAGAAGCGGCCCGTAACCGCGGTTATGACGCCTCGATGCGTTACGGCGCTCTCTATCCAATGATTGAGACGCTCACGACAAAAGGCATCTTCACCTCAGCACTACTCGATACGTACTCGAAAGAAGACATCGCCCACTTGGAGACGTTGATTGACCCGTCACGTGACCGCATGTTCACATACATCGGTCTCCGGACGTTAGCAGACCGTTACCTCGGCCGCGACCACGTCAAAAACTTGTACGAGTTGCCGCAAGAGCGGTTCATGGTCATCGCCATGACGCTCATGCAAAAAGAGAACGCTGACCAACGTGTGAAACTCGTCGAAGAAGCGTATTGGGCATTATCGAACCTCTATATGACGGTTGCTACACCGACGCTCTCGAACGCCGGGAAATCGTACGGGCAGCTCAGCTCATGTTTCATCGACACGGTCGACGACTCGCTCCGCGGCATCTACGACTCGAACACAGATGTGGCCACGCTCTCGAAAGGCGGCGGCGGAATCGGCGTCTATCTTGGCAAGATCCGCTCACGCGGCAGCGACATCAAAGGCTTCAAAGGCGTCTCGAGCGGCGCGCTCCCTTGGATGAAGCAACTGAACAACACGGCCGTCTCGGTCGACCAGCTCGGCATGCGCCAAGGCTCGATTGCCGTCTACCTCGACATTTGGCATAAGGACATTTTTGAGTTCCTCGATGCGAAATTGAACAACGGGGACGAGCGCCTTCGGACTCACGACTTGTTCACAGGCGTCTGCTTGCCCGACTTGTTCATGCGTACGGTCGAAGCACGTGGCGACTGGCACTTGTTCGACCCACACGAAATTCGTACGGTCATGGGCTTCAGCCTTGAAGACTTCTACGATGAGACGGAAAATGGCGGTTCGTTCACCGAGAAATACTTAGCGTGCGTCAATACGCCGGAGCTTTCGCGCGTAACGGTACCGGCCATCGACCTCGTCAAACGGTACATGCGCTCACAGCTCGAGACAGGAACGCCTTACATGTTTTTCCGCGACGCCGTGAACCGTGCCAACCCGAACAAACACGCGGGCATGATTTACAGCTCGAACCTCTGCTCAGAGATCGCGCAAAACATGTCGCCGACGACAATCGATGAAGAGTACACGGAAGACGGAAAAATCGTCATCACGAAGACACCTGGTGACTTCGTCGTCTGTAACTTGAGCTCAATCGCCCTCGCCCGAGCCGTCAAATCGGACGTCCTCGAGCGACTCATCCCGATTCAAATGCGGATGCTCGACAACGTCATCGACTTGAACACGATTGAAGTGCCACAAGCGATGATCACGAACCAGAAATACCGCGCCGTCGGACTCGGAACGTTCGGTTGGCATCACCTGCTCGCCCTCGAAGGCATCCGTTGGGAATCGGTCGATGCCGTCCAGTACGCGGAAAAGCTGTATGAGAAGATTGCTTACCTTACGATTCAAGCGTCAATGGAATTAGCCAAAGAAAAAGGCGCATTCGGCGTCTTCGAAGGATCGGAGTGGCATACGGGTGAGTACTTCAAACGCCGTAACTACCGCTCACACGATGAACTCGATTGGGACGGCCTCGCGGAAGCGGTTCATCAAAACGGTGTCCGCAACGCCTACATGATGGCGGTCGCACCGAACTCGTCGACAGCGATCATCGCGGGTAGCACGGCTTCGATCGATCCGGTCTATAAGAAGGTCTACTCGGAAGAGAAGAAAAACTATAAGATCCCGGTGACGGTCCCTGACCTCAACCCGGAGACAAACTGGTTCTATAAATCAGCGTTCGAAGTCGACCAACTCTGGAGCATCCGTCAAAACGCGGCCCGCCAGCGTCACATCGACCAAGCGATCAGCTTCAACCTTTACGTCAAAAATGACGTGAAAGCGACCGAGCTCCTCTCGATGCATCTCGAGGCCTGGTCACTCGGAATGAAATCAATTTACTACACGCGTTCGACGACTGTTGAAGTCGACGAATGTGAATCGTGTGCTTCGTAA
- a CDS encoding DUF1871 family protein, which produces MRAEDLLLAWDPLGYGLGSYGPEFDDIALALIHVDSIDQLDDVIRQILTDAFGDCPSEPETRAMAARLLASSESCQL; this is translated from the coding sequence ATGAGAGCAGAAGACTTATTATTAGCATGGGACCCACTCGGTTACGGGCTTGGGTCGTATGGACCAGAGTTTGACGATATCGCCTTGGCGCTCATTCACGTCGATTCGATCGATCAATTGGATGACGTGATTCGACAGATCTTAACAGACGCTTTTGGCGACTGTCCAAGTGAACCAGAAACACGGGCCATGGCGGCACGACTACTCGCGTCTTCAGAATCTTGTCAACTATAA
- a CDS encoding NifU N-terminal domain-containing protein, with product MLRIDPTPNPNAMKITLPENVFGAKSQSVKAGEETDQPLLAKLVAIEGVESVFAYGDFVTVSKENGVSWEAILPHVETAYRG from the coding sequence ATGTTACGTATCGATCCAACACCGAATCCAAATGCAATGAAAATTACACTTCCTGAGAACGTCTTCGGCGCGAAAAGCCAAAGCGTGAAAGCCGGCGAAGAGACGGACCAACCGCTTCTCGCAAAACTCGTCGCCATCGAAGGCGTCGAGAGCGTATTCGCCTATGGCGATTTCGTCACGGTATCGAAAGAAAACGGCGTCAGCTGGGAAGCCATCTTGCCGCACGTCGAAACTGCTTACCGCGGATGA
- a CDS encoding glycosyltransferase family 2 protein, whose translation MNPLVSIVIPVHSRETELTELLECLVVQTFGEFEVLVINNDGPPKQHLLAPFLNRLSIRYIELGENHHVKARNRGVQEASGDYILLLDDDDLLMPTHIEQALEDIRSADLVFTDAELFRFTWEDGRRRVTDWEAFAYALDLERLRQDSTFIPSGTLYRKQLHETIGSFDEDVYNYWDWDFILRVSEVGTIRHPARATVLYAFNGTDNLSAKQDETRRRYFDRFCHKHGLVNMEMKNFHIVQAERRDYVRQTERTFTGAFPGRTEGE comes from the coding sequence ATGAACCCGCTCGTTTCCATCGTCATCCCGGTCCATTCGCGGGAGACGGAACTGACGGAACTGCTCGAATGTCTGGTCGTCCAGACGTTCGGGGAGTTTGAAGTACTTGTGATCAATAATGACGGGCCGCCAAAACAGCATCTTTTGGCGCCTTTTTTGAATCGATTATCGATTCGATATATCGAGCTTGGCGAGAATCATCACGTCAAAGCCCGCAATCGCGGCGTACAGGAAGCGAGCGGCGACTATATCCTGTTGCTCGACGATGATGATTTGCTCATGCCGACCCATATCGAACAAGCGCTCGAGGACATCCGTTCGGCCGACCTCGTCTTCACGGACGCGGAACTGTTCCGCTTTACGTGGGAAGATGGGCGCCGTCGCGTCACCGACTGGGAGGCATTCGCCTATGCCCTCGATTTGGAGCGACTTCGCCAAGACTCGACGTTTATCCCGTCCGGTACGCTCTATCGAAAACAGCTCCACGAGACGATTGGATCGTTCGATGAGGACGTTTATAACTACTGGGATTGGGATTTCATTCTACGTGTCAGTGAGGTCGGGACGATTCGTCATCCGGCCCGCGCGACGGTGCTCTATGCGTTCAATGGCACCGACAACTTGTCGGCCAAACAAGACGAGACGCGCCGTCGTTACTTTGATCGGTTCTGTCACAAGCACGGTTTGGTCAATATGGAAATGAAGAACTTCCATATCGTCCAAGCCGAACGACGGGACTATGTGAGACAGACAGAGAGAACGTTCACAGGGGCGTTCCCCGGTAGAACGGAAGGAGAATAA
- a CDS encoding Lrp/AsnC family transcriptional regulator — translation MYTSKELELLELLEEKGYLETKLLANLLATDEATVEAMLEKFKADGILLGFRAMVNWQKINRHDVTAFIDVKVTPKRGRGFDEVAERIYRFPEVTALYLMSGAYDLQVVIRANSLQDVASFVSDKLSPLDSVVSTTTHFKLKTYKHDGILFTPQVEDKRLNITP, via the coding sequence ATGTATACATCGAAAGAACTAGAATTGCTCGAGCTGCTCGAAGAGAAAGGCTACCTCGAGACGAAACTGTTGGCGAACTTGCTCGCGACCGACGAGGCGACTGTCGAGGCGATGCTCGAGAAGTTCAAGGCGGACGGTATCTTGCTCGGCTTCCGGGCGATGGTCAACTGGCAAAAAATCAATCGCCACGATGTCACGGCGTTCATCGACGTCAAAGTCACTCCGAAACGGGGTCGTGGTTTCGATGAGGTCGCGGAACGCATTTATCGCTTCCCGGAAGTGACGGCGCTCTATTTGATGTCAGGGGCTTACGACCTGCAAGTCGTCATTCGGGCGAACTCGCTTCAAGACGTCGCGTCGTTCGTTTCGGACAAATTGTCACCGCTTGACTCGGTCGTCTCGACGACGACGCACTTCAAATTGAAGACGTATAAGCATGATGGCATTTTATTCACCCCGCAAGTCGAAGACAAACGGTTGAATATTACGCCATGA
- a CDS encoding aminotransferase, with amino-acid sequence MKSLSQQVVSMKPSGIRRFFDLAQTMENVVSLGVGEPDFITPWNVREASYAALEQGYTAYSANAGLLELRQEIAGYMADRFGATYDPATELIVTTGASQALDIAFRALLNPGDEVIVVEPAFVSYGPLIELAGGTVVPVACRPENGFRLNREDVEAAITERTKAMLLCFPSNPTGATMTGEELTEIAELATKHDLWVVSDEIYAELSYDEPFTSFATLHDMRERTIVVNGFSKAFAMTGWRLGFTCAPEVVTREMLKVHQYGMMCAPTLVQFGGLEALKSRDQHVPKMVKSYRQRRNYFIQALNDAGLPTHVPGGAFYAFPSIRHTGLTSEEFAERLLLEERVAVVPGNAFGASGEGFVRASYATSVEQLQEAIRRIDRFMKQFEVTTTVTDSQR; translated from the coding sequence ATGAAGTCACTATCCCAACAAGTCGTCTCAATGAAGCCGTCCGGCATTCGCCGATTCTTCGATTTGGCGCAAACGATGGAAAACGTCGTCTCTCTCGGGGTGGGAGAGCCGGATTTCATCACGCCGTGGAACGTGCGCGAGGCGAGCTATGCGGCGCTCGAGCAAGGCTACACGGCCTATAGCGCGAATGCCGGTCTCCTCGAGTTACGTCAAGAAATCGCTGGTTACATGGCGGACCGGTTCGGGGCGACATATGACCCGGCCACGGAACTGATCGTCACGACGGGCGCGTCGCAGGCGCTCGATATCGCCTTCCGGGCTCTCCTCAACCCGGGTGACGAGGTCATCGTCGTTGAACCGGCTTTTGTCTCGTACGGGCCGCTCATCGAGCTCGCCGGCGGGACGGTCGTCCCGGTCGCCTGTCGTCCGGAGAACGGGTTCCGTCTGAACCGGGAAGACGTCGAAGCGGCGATCACGGAGCGCACGAAAGCGATGCTCCTCTGCTTCCCATCAAATCCGACCGGAGCGACGATGACGGGTGAAGAACTCACCGAAATCGCGGAACTCGCGACGAAACATGACCTTTGGGTCGTCAGTGATGAAATTTACGCCGAACTGTCATATGACGAGCCGTTCACAAGCTTTGCGACGCTTCATGATATGCGCGAGCGGACGATCGTCGTCAACGGGTTCTCGAAGGCGTTCGCGATGACAGGCTGGCGACTCGGGTTCACATGTGCGCCGGAAGTCGTGACACGGGAGATGCTCAAAGTTCATCAGTACGGCATGATGTGTGCCCCGACGCTCGTTCAGTTCGGCGGTCTCGAGGCACTGAAGAGCCGTGACCAGCATGTACCGAAGATGGTGAAGAGCTATCGGCAGCGCCGTAACTACTTCATCCAGGCCCTCAATGACGCCGGGTTACCGACGCACGTACCGGGTGGGGCGTTCTACGCCTTCCCATCGATTCGCCACACCGGATTGACGAGCGAAGAGTTCGCCGAGCGTCTCTTGCTCGAGGAACGGGTCGCGGTCGTGCCGGGAAACGCCTTCGGCGCGAGCGGTGAAGGCTTCGTCCGGGCTAGTTACGCGACGTCGGTCGAACAATTACAAGAAGCGATTCGTCGCATCGATCGGTTCATGAAACAGTTCGAAGTGACGACGACAGTGACAGACTCTCAGCGATGA
- a CDS encoding lysine N(6)-hydroxylase/L-ornithine N(5)-oxygenase family protein, protein MDFVAIGCGPYNLGLMALSESTKLTGICFEERADFNWHEGMLLEAATMQTHYLYDLVTLADPTSRHSYLNYLKQVGRLQTFIVQESPTIPRTEFNRYLQAIAASLDTIKFSHRVVDVRPAQDGFLVTVATPKGEETLSTRHVVIGTGAEPLIPEAFQDVVHTSSYRMERERLLEKARIIVIGSGQSAAEVYLDLLSRSDKTRQQIDWVTRSDVFESLESGKLGEEIFSLSYVEYFNRLPYAEREQLGKSFERFRNGVNPETLRAIYGALYHRTADGTDQATNLCTQIEIERVSHSSSYMVEGTQQHSGESFTNEYDAVVAATGYRPRIPEWVERFDIEWEAERLWRVNNRYQIATETRLTGSLFTHTNLEHSHGPAATNLGMAVYRNAIMLNEMVGETVFEVAAQRPFTSF, encoded by the coding sequence GTGGATTTTGTAGCAATCGGATGTGGCCCGTACAATCTCGGCTTGATGGCGCTCAGCGAATCGACCAAATTGACGGGTATATGTTTTGAAGAGCGGGCCGACTTCAATTGGCATGAAGGAATGTTGCTCGAAGCGGCGACGATGCAGACGCATTATTTATATGACCTTGTGACGCTCGCCGACCCGACGAGCCGGCACAGCTATTTGAACTACTTGAAGCAGGTTGGCCGGCTGCAGACGTTCATCGTCCAGGAAAGTCCGACGATTCCCCGGACAGAGTTCAATCGCTATTTGCAGGCGATCGCTGCCTCGCTCGACACAATCAAGTTCTCGCACCGGGTCGTCGACGTCCGTCCGGCACAGGACGGCTTCCTCGTCACGGTCGCGACGCCTAAAGGCGAAGAGACGCTATCGACGCGACACGTCGTCATCGGGACGGGAGCAGAACCGCTCATCCCAGAGGCGTTTCAAGACGTCGTCCATACGAGTTCGTATCGAATGGAGCGGGAACGATTACTTGAAAAGGCCCGCATCATCGTCATCGGCAGCGGGCAGAGCGCGGCGGAGGTGTATCTCGATTTATTGAGTCGATCCGATAAAACGCGGCAACAAATCGATTGGGTGACGCGCTCGGACGTGTTCGAGTCGCTCGAGAGCGGCAAACTCGGGGAAGAGATCTTCAGCTTGTCGTATGTCGAGTATTTCAATCGATTACCGTACGCGGAACGTGAGCAACTTGGGAAGTCGTTCGAACGATTCCGCAATGGCGTCAACCCAGAGACGCTCCGTGCCATCTATGGGGCGTTATATCATCGGACGGCGGACGGGACGGACCAAGCGACGAACTTGTGTACCCAAATCGAAATCGAGCGCGTATCGCACTCATCGAGCTATATGGTCGAAGGGACTCAGCAGCATAGCGGTGAATCGTTCACGAACGAATATGATGCGGTCGTGGCGGCGACCGGGTATCGACCGCGGATTCCGGAGTGGGTCGAACGATTTGACATCGAATGGGAGGCGGAACGACTATGGCGCGTCAACAACCGCTATCAAATCGCGACGGAGACTAGGTTGACCGGCAGTCTGTTCACCCATACGAATTTGGAACATTCGCACGGGCCGGCGGCAACGAATTTAGGGATGGCCGTATATCGGAACGCGATTATGTTGAATGAAATGGTAGGGGAGACGGTGTTTGAGGTGGCCGCACAGCGACCGTTTACAAGCTTTTGA
- the yugI gene encoding S1 domain-containing post-transcriptional regulator GSP13 encodes MAKYEKDQVLKGKVTGIQPFGAFVALDDETQGLVHISEISHDYVKDVNEYVQVGQEVEVKILDVDEASKKIKLSMKATQEAPKREKSAKPGRRGAPRRNEASNFKQEEAPGFTVLKDKLEDWIKNTNFKK; translated from the coding sequence ATGGCAAAATACGAAAAAGATCAAGTTTTAAAAGGTAAAGTAACAGGAATCCAACCTTTCGGTGCGTTCGTCGCACTCGACGACGAGACTCAAGGTCTTGTCCACATCTCTGAAATCTCACACGACTACGTGAAAGACGTGAACGAGTACGTTCAAGTCGGTCAAGAAGTTGAAGTGAAAATTCTTGATGTTGATGAAGCATCTAAGAAAATCAAGCTTTCAATGAAAGCGACACAAGAAGCTCCAAAACGCGAGAAGTCGGCTAAGCCAGGTCGTCGTGGCGCACCACGCCGCAACGAAGCTTCAAACTTCAAGCAAGAAGAAGCTCCAGGATTCACTGTCCTCAAGGACAAGCTCGAAGACTGGATCAAAAACACGAACTTCAAGAAGTAA